The Eriocheir sinensis breed Jianghai 21 unplaced genomic scaffold, ASM2467909v1 Scaffold511, whole genome shotgun sequence genomic interval ACTTTCATTGCTATACAACTTTAACATGATATAAAGTGATAGGTTAGTGACAGGTGAACAGTATTACAATATTTACACAGTGGCAATACATGAACCATGAAGCACCCTGTGGCTACATCTCGGGTTGGACACCAAAAGGATGGCTTTCCTATTAATTATATATTTACAGACAGTTTTAATATTAGGTGAAGGTGGAACCTTAACTCCTCAAAAGACAACGAATCTTTAAGGTTAGTACTATGTAACATTCCTAGTGGCTAGATTTGTGGCTTAAAAACTGTATTTGTATTCCTGTGTCAGCAGTCTGTTGCTGAGGTGTGGGAAAATGCTACAGCTAACTATACATGTTACAGAATGGCACCTTGGCTACTTCTATTCTGCAAATGTCACATTAACTTGTTAAGGCATGATCTAGATCTCCATGCAAGTTCATTTTACTGTCCAAGGTCTAATGCCAATCAAATCTCACCGATCATCCCTACAACAGCTGACTATGGGGCACGAATCTTGCGAGTTAACGAGAGCACACACAAGGCCTGGAATCATGTGTCTTAAATAAGGGATCTAGACTGAGCACTTCACTAATGCAGCACACGTGGTGTTCATCCTTAACCAAGGCTACACCAAACTCCAAATTATTACCATTCATTTTGCCAAGTAAAAGTTAAGCCTTCACTTTCATTGTCATATTTTAAATAGGCTGAACACAAAGTTCCAACAGTTTGGACTTAATTGGGCAATAACTAATGCATATAAAAGGACAATGCTCCTTCCAAATAACTGACATGGTATGCATACTTATATAATACACCTACCTTGGATGAAATACTGCATTAACCCATCCACTCTGTGTAAATATGAGACTAGCAAAACAGCATGAAATGTACATTAGTGTGCTCCTCTCATAATCATGTAGacactggtattttttttcattcatatcatTGTTACTGGGTGGTTTTGGTTACAAAATAAACCTACTTGTGATGGCTGGCATCCAGCCTGAGAAGAAGTGAATGGCTATCCTTGTGTTCTCACCAAATCCATCCTACATTACATTACTAGCCATCTTTACCATCACacactgagggagagaaagaggataactGACCAGTTTTTAGACCTTTTGCCACATGTCACTATGGCCTACAATTTACTCCAACTTGGGGTTGCAGGTCATGggccatataaaaaaaatatagtggcCATACCGAACCAGTGACACTACCTATGTTTGGACACTGGTGGCCATACTGAAGCAGACAGGTTACAGATGACAGGCCGAGGCATAGATTTTCTATAGGAAAAATAATTCAAGGCACCCTTTGAATTGCACATCAAAGGGAAGTAAATATCAGCGAGACCAGTGCAAAGATTAAATAATCCCAGAACAAGGCAACAAAGGCCATGTAGCCCTGCATAGGTGACACAGAGGAGTGACACCACTCTCCCTAAGAAGCTATAGTAAGGTGCAGCCTCACAACTTTCTTAACATAAACCATGGAGCCACCTAGCAATATTTTAAAACAATGAATACAAACACCTACAATGAAGTCTATGGTGCCTGCTTCCCTGACAACAGCAGCTTCACTGATACTGTGCATGATGGACACAAAGGATCATAACAATCAACTACCTGTGCCAGCACAGGCAGTGACTTCAGCACCAATCAACTGTCTACAGCTTTTTGGTGCACAATTTACTATGAATAAAACAACAATTAAGATTCATGTGATTAAAAATAATGTACTCAGAAGCTAGTGATACATTTCACATCATGGTTTTTGAGGTTTGTGGATCAGTTTGGTGCAGCATGAGGCAGTAATCACATAACTAGGTGGGCTGTATGCATGCTGATATGCACCCAGGATCACTGGGCTTTGTATCGATCATCTAGGAGACCattcctcagcggacagtaacaTGCAGGTGACTTATGTGAAGCTGGCAAAGGGTCTGGTAGTCGGTAAATATACACAGTCATGTCACTTAGCTTTGGAATAGATGTGTCTGGGATAGAATAAATCATTCATTACGTCTGCAATTATGATGATTTATGAACATGTTTTTTTGTAGCAATGGGAGTCATTTGatttgttgtaacccgtaatccgggcacacaaggtagacgacacactgtttgcattagtgacacttgacttaaaattctggtactttaggagtatttaaaggagttcgtaaatggggtgatgaaacggtgtcgcctttcttatatgtattttattctaccttaatactacttaatattacagagggtaaaaatattgtttaaaccagcgactggcttacgagactcaatgagtcttcaggttttctttcaccattggttactgacgttagcactggtatatgtgtaataaggtcgattttaatcctagtgtagctgtcacgcggtgacgcagctttgttttcataacattttgttccgcggttgatcgtgttttggccgcggttaattgtgttttggccgcggttgattgtgttttggcttagagagataagcgggtgcgttaatgggcaattgcaattgtgtataggttggtaaatgaacagtgtgtgtggggacaatcatgtcttggagtccgtgttgtgttttagcggtcgataccgctgttatCATCGGAAAATATTGATGATGACATTAGTGGTGTCATGCTCATGAGCACCACAGATTAATGCAGAACAGTAATGAGctcacttttttgttttcaggAAGTAATAGCCTTCTATATTTCCCATTTCActggttttttttctctctctctcaaccccccaaATGTCCATACCTTGTAAATGGTCTCCTATGTATTGTGAAAGAATGTCCTTTGTCTTGCCGTTACATTCATACAATTATTTTTTCATAATGTTCTGGAAGCAGTTCGTAGAAACCATGGCAAAGAATTTATTCAAATGGAATGAAAATTCTACATAACTGAAAACAGCTTACATTGAAAAAATAAAGATTTGGAAAACTATCATACATCTTGCAACCACTCTCATTCACAACAGCCATTCACTCATACAACTGATCCTTCCTCCAATCCCTGCAAATGCTCCTGTTGCACTTTTGTTCTTAAAATGACGGTTGATAACTGCCTTCTTTGAGACAATTTTGAAACTTTACTAGTTAATTCTGAGTTGAGTTTGCCAACATGTGCTCAAGACTTGTATTTACAAAAATATTATGTAGACTGATGTAACAATCTGGTAAGGCAGCACACGATGAGGCATGAGGAGTGAGAGTGAGATGGAAGCTCACCTGATGGTGTGGCCCTGAGTTTTGGGCCACCAAGGCCAGACAGACAATGATGCTTCAGACTTTTGATGATATTTTTTAAAATCCAACACCTGACTTCTAATAGAAAAATTCAagggtaaagagaagaggaatggaattgGTTCATGAACAGGTGCATGTAATAAGTGCAGAAATAAGTTcattcattgaaaaaaaaaatgttccaggTCCTCTACCATTCATCTGGTAATTTGGGACAAAAGTTATGTTGAATTTCCAGCACTGATGACTTCTAATTTAGTCTTTGAAGAATATGACACCTAGAAACAATGACAGCTTACAGAGCTACAAATACAGGAACATTCATATTTGGGCAATGACTTGATAACTACACATgcttctgtgagtgtgtgtgtatttacctagttgtgacacgggaaaagagctacgcttgcgctgtcccgtctccatatccgctcttgtccaacttttccttaaaatcatgaatgtttcttgcacaaaccacctcctccagcttattccatagctcaatgcttctgtctgggaagctaaactttttcagatctcgcctacacgtgattgccctcaacttctttccatgccCTCTTGTTACACAcgcacaggtcctctctgtccaaatgctccactctgctcaccaccctgtacaccgctatcaggtctcctatttctcttcttccctccagggttgtgagccccatgctattgagtctctcctcataagtctgatctctaagttccggtaccatcttaggtgccactctctgcactctttccagctttatgttctttttgtgaggagaccagaccactgctgcatactctaaccttggccttatcattgtaactattatttcttcatcatctcctcgtccaaatacacaaatgccgtccttatgttcctcagtgtgtgtgtgtgtaattcaccaccatggCCGGATCACATGCTTTACTCATGATCATCAGCCAGCATCCTCCTGGAGAGAGCTTTGGAGCTTGTTAGCCAATTTGTGGATGCTGCTGGGACCTCACACACCGCACAACCCATCCTCCTTGTCAGCAGAAAAATCTTTTGGCCTTAGCCTGCCAGGCTGCTCTGTATacatatatgtatgcatgtgtgtgtgtgtgtgtgtgtgtgtatatatatatatatatatatatatatatatatatatatatatatatatatatatatatatatatatatatatatatatatatatatattaacatccATGGATAAGTGAGTGAATATGAACACAAAGCTGCAGGTTCAGTGTAAATGTCTCAGGTTAGTGGCAATAAAAGCATGCATAAAATATAAGTGAAAATGTTGTTTCTTAATATGAGTTGTATGCAAAATAGCAAATCCATTAATGAAATGTTAAGCAACAGCCATGAAAACGGCCACTCTTAAAACCTGCCATCTCATTTATAGACTACCTTCTGGTAATTTGGGTCTTGTCAATCCAGATAAATGTCTTTTTTTCCTGAATTCAATGTGGATAGATCATTTCTACTGTTGATCCTAGAATTAGTACTAAATGAATTAACATATCTAGTGAATATTTTTACCAGTCTCAACCTTGCCCATTATGAACCAGAAAAGCAAGGGAAGATTCCCATCTTTACCTAAAATAGCACAAAATACATGAATATTTCATTTCTAAACCAATATAAACCACAGATGCTACAGTAGGTTTACATGCACCAAGTTTTTTCAAAGATATCCAAGAAATGGCAAACAAATTATAATTCTTGGCAAGTTCTGGGCAAACAATGAACAATGGTTTGATTTGCATTTACAACACTTACGAGTTTCACAGTCTTCTGTTCAGCAAAACTGTACATGAAAACTAAAATGAGAAAAGGTTTTAAATTTTACACATTTTAATGGAAGGTTTTAACTCCACCCAAAAATTTTAGGTCTGTGCACATTGCCTGCAGACTGAATTAGTTATCAATGGAGTTCATGTCTTCTCACTTagcagaagtaaaaaaataaaaaaattttttGGAGAgatagatctttttttttttttttgtaagagcTTCAGAGCTCATCAGCCCTAATTTACAAAGAAACAAGCATTTCTGTACACTATGGCAAATTAAATAATCACACCATGAGTATCCCAAAGCATCTCTGTACCCATCTGATTACAATGAACATTTGGATTGAGAAAGAAGGGTTTATTGTTAGCTTTATGATTGGCAATGGTTTTAGTTTGTTGGCGGCCATGCAAAAAAACAAGCTGAAGAGGTTGCCAAGATTATTTTACCCCAAGGCACTGCTATGCCCAAGCAAGCCCATTCTCATGCTTCCAGCCAAACATTCACCCCAAAGCTCCTTCATAAAAAGCTATAGTGCATCTActggaaaaagtaaaaatgtgGAAATTATATGGACTTAAGTTTTTTCTAAATAAGTTCCACCACaatatatgaaaaataattaagaagCATCTATGACATGTAGCATTAGAGTGGATATCTAATGTAGTTTTGAGGTTCCTGGTGGTCAGTGTagtaaaaagggaagaaggttcattaaataatgtaaaatgggtGCATCTGAGAATTCCCCACTGAACTGAAAATAatatgctaagaaaaaatatatatatatatatatatatctaaaaggTGCTATCTAAAGAGATCTGCTGAGATTGTGGCAACCAATTGTTAGAAACTCCTtgattattaacccggtagcagcggcgatcacgtttcttaatggtccctctaagcgagaaaaatgagagaaaatcacccttcacacaaaccatttcataatatatataaaagcatttgtgatcagattatgtatcatcttttttggggggtaaatatcatggcacaaatttggcccgtcgctgctacacagtgaagccacaaatttggcccgtcgctgctactgggttaagacaACAAGCCTTGCCTTTTAAGATATAGAACAAATCAAAAGAACCTCTATAATTCGGATTTAAGACCTAATTCTGGGTCATATTTACTGGCCAGCCTGCAAAGCATAATACAGCATATAAAAAATTATTCCATCAGGTTAAGAATCTGAGTAAAGGGGAATGCCGTTAAGCCCGGCAGATTCATGACATCAGAAAATCAATAATGATACCATCCCAGAGTGAGATGCTGAGGAGTGGGAtttacttttatgattttttAGTGGATGGTATTTACAAACCAAGAGCAGAGAGACTCACaagacacacacaaataataacactaatataCATTATTCTCCACAATATAATAACTGTCCATATGATATACTAATACTAAAAATACTGGGCCAACACTAAAACAAATACATGAAGATaaaatatagtctctctctctctctctctcacacacacacacacacacacacacacatgaacatcctcacacacacacacgtacacaaacactcTGCCTACATATAAatggacatacacacacacacatacaaaccaaTACACACCCAACACATCATATCATTATATATAATACGCTCCtccaaatatataaatatatacataacagtgtttgtgtgtgtgtgtgtatgtgtgtgaatttACCTATTTGAGATATAGAGGAAGCACACTACACTCATGGGGTTGTGTCTCCAAATCTCATGTTATCGATTTTAGCTTTAAATTTATGAATATATCTGgcttgtgtggggggggaggaaggagaggggggcggggggattTCTGTGTTGAAATATATTCAGTTAAAtgacactttccttcctcttaagaCTTACATATACTATATAAAAATTACATCTATAGCCTTGTACTGATGGTGGACTGATACTAGTGATGTCTTTTCCCCAAATGTCTCGGATACACACCCATCACCACGAACTGCCAATGGCTTCAGTCTTGGATCATAATTACTAAAAGGAGCAAATGGAAAAATGacgatagtggtagtggtgctggtggtggtagtggaagtgatagtggaggcggtgatggtggtagtaaatgcagcagtagtggtagtggtggtgtggtggtggcagAGGGTCAGGCTAATAGTCAAGGGCCCACTCATTCTCGGTGAGGAAAGAGTCGACCACTTCCTTCATGGCTAAGTTTGGCATCAGCTGATCCACTGTCAGGTCTGTCCGGGTGATGGGGTCAAAGTGGCCCACACGCTGAGTCAAGGGACAAAAATGAAACAGTATTATACAATGATGACAAACAATTAAGTCTTCAGTTTACTGCTAACTTCCTTGGGATCTGCATGGATTATGAAATGCTTATCAATTAAGTATGTATTCATGATGTGAGCTTTCCAGAATCACAAGATGATAAGCACCCCCCCACCCCGAGGGAAGTTCCCGTGAGGGGATGAAGTGTCGGAAATGTAGATAGACAAAATGACATACAACTAATAACATTTCCCATAGCCATAGTGACTTGTGATTCTCAAAGGCTCATATAGGTTTCCTTATCTTATACAACGCATTTGCAAACTAATAAACTTGCCTGCAGGTGTTCTTCAATATCTTTACGGTCATAAGTGATGCCGCTGGGAGTCACTACTGGCTCGCGCAAGATTTCAAAACTAATTTTACCACATAAATAATCAGGAACTTCCCGTTTCtgaaaatgaaaattaaaaatagAAAGACATAATCTTCACCACGACAGCACTTTCCCATAATGAGTAGGGTAAGTGTTCAAGCCTGGTCTGGTgtaagagagtaaagaaagtacAGAAGTGAATTTCAAACTGTTGGTATGGCAAAGTTGATGCATTTCTATCCTTTATGTATGTATCAAAATGTGCATGAGGCTTAGGGCATACAAGCTGTCATTACAAACAACTCACTAAACCATCAACTAAGGCAAGTTTGTTATACTGTTCGGCAATATTACTCAGTTACACGAACAAACATATTTCACTTCACAAATAACATCACCACAGATAGCGACAGACACCCACTGTCTAACTCCaaaggggaaaataaggatgttgaacaaagaaaaagaagaagaaagagatctgccacttactcttcttctctcatccaGTCGAGCAAACATCGTGTTGACCTCAGTGATATAGTTGTCCTTGGGAGGGAATGCATATAAACCAACATTAAAACAGGGAAATATGCATGTAAGTAAAAAGACTATGTGCATTTGGTAATCAGCAACAATGCCTCCTATACACAAAAAGACTTCTTGAATAGGTTCATGTTTGGATTTTTCTCATGACTCACAGTTTCTTGTTCTATCCTCATCACTTCTTCCTGTGACCTGTCTTCATCATTTTCGTATTTCCTCCGGACTtcatcaatctgtctgtctctgtcttccagGATAAGCCTATTGAGGTAAGTCTGTAAAATATTTGATGCAATCAGTATCATTCCCAATACAACTTGGATATTTTTTTGCGCTAAGTGTTCCTCTGATCTACTGTGCCTTTAAGTGGGTGTGAAGAATCACTTTCCTCATGATACATATGAAGGTTCACATTGTTATTGGTCTGCAAACTATTTTGTTCCAGTTCATTGAAATATGAATTTATACTTCTTTTCTCAATCCTTGAATGTGTAAAGAGGGATGAAtcatataagagaaaaaaaatgcacagTAGAATCAAAGCTAGAGCACTAAGCAATGAGAAAATCAGACAAAAGAAAATCTTGGATGCAAAGTCATATGTGTAGCACATGATTCACATAAAGAATTTGCTTTTAACAAAACAATCTGACCTGTAATTCTATTTCCTGAGAGATCCTCTTTTCCTCTGCCACATTGAATCTGCGTTTGCGAGCCACTCGGATCATGCAGGCCACGTCATCCCCATAGTTCACCTTCTGTTCCTTGGCCAGGTCGTGTGCTGTGGTGGAGCAAACAACATAAACTTTAGCATAAATAGACAACCTATAATTTGCTATCCTTTCTATATTCCATTACCTGTTAAATGTAGCTTGGGAGGTTAAGTAATTCTCTAGGTCTCCACACTGTTGTTTACCAATGGTTAATTTAATGAATAAACCCACACCTGATCCCTGATCTGACACACATTAAGAAAGAATGcaaaacacatttttttataacatAAAGGGCAGCTCA includes:
- the LOC126992874 gene encoding E3 ubiquitin-protein ligase CHIP-like isoform X2, translating into MAGRPSVTGRGGGRGAWAGLPRVCLRLLGIQAKKPSVAVYYTNRALCNLKLKRWELVCQDCRTALEIDPTLVKAHFFLGQALLEMDNFDESIKHLTRAHDLAKEQKVNYGDDVACMIRVARKRRFNVAEEKRISQEIELQTYLNRLILEDRDRQIDEVRRKYENDEDRSQEEVMRIEQETDNYITEVNTMFARLDERRRKREVPDYLCGKISFEILREPVVTPSGITYDRKDIEEHLQRVGHFDPITRTDLTVDQLMPNLAMKEVVDSFLTENEWALDY
- the LOC126992874 gene encoding E3 ubiquitin-protein ligase CHIP-like isoform X1 yields the protein MSRIMTDLELKNRGNKLFSVRKFDEAIKCYTDAIAKKPSVAVYYTNRALCNLKLKRWELVCQDCRTALEIDPTLVKAHFFLGQALLEMDNFDESIKHLTRAHDLAKEQKVNYGDDVACMIRVARKRRFNVAEEKRISQEIELQTYLNRLILEDRDRQIDEVRRKYENDEDRSQEEVMRIEQETDNYITEVNTMFARLDERRRKREVPDYLCGKISFEILREPVVTPSGITYDRKDIEEHLQRVGHFDPITRTDLTVDQLMPNLAMKEVVDSFLTENEWALDY